CCGGCTGCGAAAGAAACTGGGCTCTGACCTTATTACAACGGTCAGAGGACGCGGCTATATGATCGATACGACCTGATGTTATCGCTGCGCCAACGCGCTTTGCTTGGCGGCCTTGCGACAGGCGCGCTTTCTGTCGGCGTCGGAACGTTGATTGTGTTTTCGTACATCAACACCCGTGTTCTGGAACAATTCGACCAGACGCTACGCGACCGGCACACCCAACTCGTTGTCGGTTTGAGCGCAACGACGCACAACCCTGAGGCACTGCGCGAACTGATATTCGATCCAGCCTATGGAACGCCGTATTCAGGCAGATACTGGCAGGTTACCGATGGAAACGGGGCTACATTCACATCAGCCTCGCTCTTTGACGAGACAATTTCCGAACCTGTACGTGTGAGCGAAGAGGCAATCGTTTGGAACACCACAGGTCCGGAAAGCGAAGCCGTTCGTAGCGCATATCAGAGAATCACATTCGAAGACGGAACCGAGTGGGGCGTAACGGTCGCCGAAAGCAGGCGAGAGCTGATAAGCGAACGCAGAGCCGCGCAAAACAACTTGCTACCGGTTTTTGGATTGGTTGGTTTGATTGGAGTTGCCGGTTCGTTGTTGTTGATGTCAGCAATTATTGGCCCACTCAAAAAACTGCGCGCAGATGTGGTGCATCGCTGGGACAAAGGAGATGACTTGATTCCGGAAGACTACCCAGAAGAGGTTTCGCCGCTTGTTGAGGACCTAAATAAATTGCTTCACAGGAATCGTGAAATTGTGTCTGGTTCTCGGCGACAAGCTGCGGATCTGGCACATGCGCTCAAAACACCGACGGCAATTCTCAGAAATGAACTGGCGATTTTGTCGGACGCGGGTGCAGATATCGAACCTGCAGATGACGCGTTAAATCGAATTGATGCTCAGCTAAAGCGCTCACTTGCGCGTATGCGTGCGTCGAACACCGCAGAACTTACGCATTCACGAACTGACCTTACCAATTCCGTCAACAGGTTATCCAGACTGTTTTCGGTCATGGCGGAACGCGAAGGAAAATCTCTGACGACAGATTGCGAGGATGGGATTCAGGTTCGAATGGATACTCAGGACATCGAAGAGGTGATTGGAAACCTTCTCGACAACGCGCTCAAGTGGTGTCGGACAACAATTCACATCGCCGCAAAGCGTGTAGAGGGCGGCATTGAGATTTGCATTGAGGATGACGGACAAGGAATTCCGGAGGATGCACTTGACGGAGTAGTTCGATCCGGAGGTCGGTTGGATACCTCTGTCAGCGGCACAGGATTGGGTTTGGCAATCTGTGTTGATCTGATGAACGCTTACGGCGGCAAACTAAAACTGGAGAAATCAGCGGACCTTGGCGGCTTGGCCTGCCGAGTACTTATATCAAGCTAAAGGTGGCCGCATCTGGTTAGAAATAGTCGTTGATCGCAAGCAATCAAAAGGCGGCTTTGTCCGTAGAGCAGACATTGAGTTGAATTCAAACAACGACTGCTTCGTGCCCAATCTCCCAAATGCTGCGCCTCACCCCAAACGCACCGATGCGCCCAGAGCTGACATTGAGCCATAAACGAACGACCCAAACTTGCTTTCCAGTTACCTTTAGATACCCGGCTACGTAGCTCCTAAGAATGGAAATTCGGTGCAAACGCGAAATCGGAGCAGTATCGAACTGAAAGATTTGTGGACATTCGAGTTCTTGTTTGAGTGCGGTTTGCCAGAGTTCATTGTGCTCAAGTCTGACACTGGTAGGTGACTTGTCGGACGGCAGATCCAACGTAAGAGCTTTCACGTATTCTATCAAAAGGGAGATTACGTGCAGGTTGTATGGTTCAAACGCGATCTCCGGGTCGATGATCATGAAGCGCTGGCGCAGGCGTCTCGTATCGGTCCGGTTTTGCCGCTTTATGTGGTTGAGCCCGAGCTTTGGAAGCAACCCGATGCCGCGGCGCGACATTGGGACTTTGTTGCCGAAACACTTGCTGAATTGCGTGGAGATTTAGCGGACTTGGGCCAACTGCTCATCTTACGTATGGGTCGGGTGACACAGGTGCTGTCTGATTTGGCGACCAGCCGACTGATCGAAGTCCTTTGGTCACATGATGAAAAGGGAAATGATTGGATCTATCGGCGGGATCGTGAAGTTAGCGCGTGGTGCAGGCAGAGAGGTATTCCTTGGACCTAGGTTCAGAACCATGGTGTGTTTCGCCCGCTTAAATCCCGCGATGGCTGGGCGGCCCGCTGGACAGAGTTTATGGAGCGACTCGTGTCTTCGTCAACGCAACTTACCCCTTTAGACATAGAGCTCGGCCCCACGCCGATCCGGTGTGACCTTAACCTGGCGGATGATCCATGCGCCCACCGCCAATTTGCTGGCCGCCGTGCGGGACTTGATTCCTTGGATAGTTATCTGATCAGCCGCGGC
The Ruegeria sp. SCSIO 43209 genome window above contains:
- a CDS encoding sensor histidine kinase, whose translation is MLSLRQRALLGGLATGALSVGVGTLIVFSYINTRVLEQFDQTLRDRHTQLVVGLSATTHNPEALRELIFDPAYGTPYSGRYWQVTDGNGATFTSASLFDETISEPVRVSEEAIVWNTTGPESEAVRSAYQRITFEDGTEWGVTVAESRRELISERRAAQNNLLPVFGLVGLIGVAGSLLLMSAIIGPLKKLRADVVHRWDKGDDLIPEDYPEEVSPLVEDLNKLLHRNREIVSGSRRQAADLAHALKTPTAILRNELAILSDAGADIEPADDALNRIDAQLKRSLARMRASNTAELTHSRTDLTNSVNRLSRLFSVMAEREGKSLTTDCEDGIQVRMDTQDIEEVIGNLLDNALKWCRTTIHIAAKRVEGGIEICIEDDGQGIPEDALDGVVRSGGRLDTSVSGTGLGLAICVDLMNAYGGKLKLEKSADLGGLACRVLISS
- a CDS encoding deoxyribodipyrimidine photo-lyase; the protein is MQVVWFKRDLRVDDHEALAQASRIGPVLPLYVVEPELWKQPDAAARHWDFVAETLAELRGDLADLGQLLILRMGRVTQVLSDLATSRLIEVLWSHDEKGNDWIYRRDREVSAWCRQRGIPWT